Proteins from one Desulfonema limicola genomic window:
- a CDS encoding acetate--CoA ligase family protein yields MQFSQQVLEKINQVFRFAHNENRKILYEHEVYKVLDCIGLETPEFIFTDNPANLNDNILKRFSHYLVLKIVSPDISHKQKLGGVKKVRNYDPLFVQFVLTQMKKEVLSHFPEHEKPDIKGFLVVEFIPHTQALGYEVLLGFKEDNAFGPVMTLSKGGDDAEFFAQYYDPPNLFLPPLDPEQSMDMVLKLNIRHKFEQKGTFEYLKYFADAASLLSRLACHYSFISEPKPEFIIKAMDINPFVISEDKRFIAVDGFALFSSADQEENSVPPVNMDNLDGFFNPSGIGVIGVSANPEKQSIGRIIAHQLHDMGRDDLYLINSNGGEICFDNKKYPMFCSIDEIQADLDLIVYAAPARFIEDFFKSLNHVSPKAIILIPGIPSDLNYGTFIQKLDCAIPDSLKSGKTRIMGPNCMGVFYGPKGSDKGINTLFIEEERLSLKCSKSANTVLLTQSGAFSVTAIDKFQNSGLLKSIVSFGNKYDVKLTDLTAWFSLNPLIDVIALYVEGLAPGEGRQFFQLSKNISKPIIVYKAGKTSAGAKAAESHTASLSGSYDVFKAGCKQAGIILVENIEDHYNYVKMFSLAAKKLPRGARVAGVVNAGFESAVGADELKHLQQAQLSEHTKKKLIKLNTLGLIDTSTSFLDITPMADDLMYADFVEAVLQDDNVDCVFVSIVPHSSNLKTLPETCHDPDSIASRLVDLSKNYCKPVVISVNAGRYYQDFVSILEKNGFPVYNDIRSAVKSLDCFVSYHTQKKMGQIP; encoded by the coding sequence GTGCAGTTTTCACAACAAGTCCTGGAAAAAATCAACCAGGTTTTCCGTTTTGCACATAATGAAAACAGGAAAATACTTTATGAACACGAGGTTTATAAAGTCCTTGACTGTATAGGACTTGAAACCCCTGAATTTATATTTACAGATAATCCTGCAAATTTAAATGACAATATCTTAAAAAGGTTCAGTCATTACCTGGTTTTAAAAATAGTCTCTCCTGATATTTCACATAAACAGAAACTGGGAGGCGTTAAAAAAGTAAGAAATTACGATCCTTTGTTTGTTCAATTTGTACTCACCCAGATGAAAAAAGAGGTGTTATCACATTTTCCTGAACACGAAAAACCTGATATTAAAGGATTTCTTGTGGTTGAATTCATACCCCACACCCAGGCTTTGGGTTATGAAGTTTTGCTTGGATTTAAGGAAGACAATGCTTTCGGGCCTGTTATGACTCTGAGTAAAGGCGGAGATGATGCTGAATTTTTTGCACAATATTACGATCCCCCTAATCTTTTTTTACCTCCTCTTGATCCTGAGCAGTCTATGGATATGGTTTTAAAACTTAATATCCGGCACAAATTTGAGCAAAAAGGAACTTTTGAATATCTTAAATATTTTGCAGATGCAGCTTCGCTTTTAAGCAGGCTGGCCTGTCACTATTCTTTTATCTCAGAACCTAAACCAGAGTTTATTATCAAGGCAATGGATATTAATCCTTTTGTAATTTCAGAAGATAAAAGATTTATTGCAGTTGATGGATTTGCACTTTTTTCAAGTGCAGATCAGGAAGAAAATTCAGTCCCCCCTGTAAATATGGATAATCTTGACGGCTTTTTTAATCCTAGCGGGATTGGGGTCATAGGTGTTTCAGCAAATCCTGAAAAACAGAGCATAGGCAGAATTATTGCACATCAGCTCCATGATATGGGCAGAGATGACCTTTATCTTATTAATTCAAATGGAGGAGAGATATGTTTTGACAATAAAAAATATCCCATGTTTTGCTCAATTGATGAAATTCAGGCAGACCTGGACCTTATAGTGTATGCTGCTCCTGCCCGTTTTATTGAAGATTTTTTTAAATCTTTGAACCATGTTTCTCCAAAAGCAATTATCTTGATTCCAGGTATTCCTTCTGATTTAAACTATGGGACATTTATACAAAAACTTGATTGTGCAATACCTGATTCTTTAAAATCAGGAAAAACAAGAATTATGGGTCCAAACTGCATGGGGGTTTTTTACGGGCCAAAGGGTTCTGATAAAGGCATCAACACCTTGTTTATTGAAGAAGAACGATTGAGTTTAAAATGTTCTAAATCAGCCAATACCGTATTATTGACCCAGAGCGGAGCTTTTTCAGTTACAGCCATAGACAAATTTCAAAATTCAGGGCTTTTAAAATCAATAGTCAGTTTTGGCAATAAATATGATGTCAAACTTACAGATTTAACAGCCTGGTTTTCTTTAAATCCATTAATTGATGTTATTGCACTTTATGTTGAGGGCCTTGCACCAGGTGAAGGCAGACAGTTTTTTCAGTTATCCAAAAATATTTCAAAACCCATTATAGTTTATAAAGCTGGAAAAACCAGTGCAGGAGCAAAAGCAGCAGAATCCCACACTGCATCCTTGTCAGGCAGTTATGATGTATTTAAGGCCGGGTGTAAACAGGCAGGCATAATCCTGGTTGAAAATATAGAAGACCATTATAATTATGTTAAAATGTTTTCCCTGGCAGCAAAAAAGCTGCCCCGGGGTGCCAGGGTGGCAGGTGTTGTAAATGCAGGGTTTGAATCTGCTGTTGGAGCAGATGAATTAAAACATCTGCAGCAGGCACAATTATCAGAACATACTAAAAAAAAGCTGATAAAGCTCAATACCCTGGGACTTATTGACACCAGCACTTCTTTTTTAGATATAACACCTATGGCAGATGATCTCATGTATGCTGATTTTGTTGAAGCAGTATTGCAAGATGATAATGTTGACTGTGTTTTTGTATCAATTGTACCCCATTCAAGCAATTTAAAAACCCTGCCTGAAACCTGCCATGATCCGGACAGCATTGCCAGCCGTCTTGTTGATTTAAGCAAAAATTACTGCAAGCCTGTGGTGATTTCTGTTAATGCAGGAAGATATTATCAGGATTTTGTATCTATTTTGGAGAAAAATGGATTTCCTGTTTATAATGATATTCGCTCTGCTGTTAAATCTCTTGACTGTTTTGTCTCATATCATACTCAAAAAAAAATGGGGCAGATACCATGA
- a CDS encoding DUF5320 domain-containing protein — translation MPGYDQSGPMGSGPMTGGRRGVCFQGKPAPGAGLNMGFGRGMGCGRRLGNGRGIFYGSRGMGMGRGFARMYAPVPENEINLLKAEADAMKNALDLTNRRIAELENTAVQTGEPAK, via the coding sequence ATGCCAGGATATGATCAAAGCGGCCCCATGGGCAGCGGGCCTATGACTGGAGGAAGAAGAGGAGTTTGTTTCCAGGGAAAACCTGCCCCGGGAGCTGGCCTTAATATGGGTTTTGGAAGAGGCATGGGCTGCGGCCGGAGACTTGGAAACGGCAGGGGAATCTTTTACGGTTCAAGGGGTATGGGTATGGGCAGAGGTTTTGCCAGGATGTATGCACCAGTACCTGAAAATGAGATTAACCTGCTAAAAGCAGAAGCTGATGCAATGAAAAATGCACTTGATTTAACCAACAGGCGCATAGCAGAACTTGAAAATACAGCAGTACAAACTGGAGAACCTGCAAAATAA